From one Pseudomonas sp. S35 genomic stretch:
- a CDS encoding MATE family efflux transporter: MNTATAALTRPARISREVRDLLTLALPIMIGQLATTAMSFVDAVMAGRVSPQDLAAVGLGNSIWIPVYLLMSGTLLATTPKVAQRYGAGTFSEIGPLVRQALWLAVVVGVIGGLLLLCAEPILHAMKVEPDLIEPSMGYLHGIAAGMPAIALYYVLRCFSDGLGRTRPSMVMGLVGLALNIPLNYIFIYGHFGVPAMGGVGCGWATAIAMWVMMLGLAVWTRWGPAYQSSELFKRFDWPQWAVIKRILGIGLPIGVAIFAESSIFAVIALLLGSLGATVVSGHQIALNVSSLVFMIPYSLSMAVTVRVGQALGRGEAREARFAAGVGMGTALAYACLSCSLMLLFREQIASIYTPDPVVIHLASTLIVFSALFQFSDSIQVTAAGALRGYQDTRVTMVLTLFAYWGVGLPVGYALGLTDWLGEPSGPSGLWQGLIVGLSCAAGMLLVRLARSARRRIRADKARA; encoded by the coding sequence GTGAACACTGCCACCGCTGCCCTCACCCGCCCCGCCCGCATCAGCCGGGAAGTGCGCGACCTGCTGACACTCGCCCTGCCGATCATGATCGGCCAACTGGCGACCACCGCCATGAGCTTTGTCGACGCGGTGATGGCCGGCCGAGTCAGCCCCCAGGATCTGGCGGCGGTGGGCCTGGGCAATTCGATCTGGATTCCCGTGTACCTGCTGATGAGCGGCACGCTACTGGCCACCACGCCCAAAGTCGCTCAGCGCTACGGTGCCGGCACGTTCAGCGAAATCGGCCCGCTGGTACGCCAGGCGTTGTGGCTGGCGGTGGTCGTGGGGGTCATCGGCGGATTGCTGCTGCTGTGCGCCGAACCGATCCTGCATGCCATGAAGGTCGAACCGGACCTGATCGAACCGTCCATGGGTTACTTGCACGGCATCGCCGCCGGAATGCCGGCGATTGCGCTGTATTACGTGCTGCGTTGCTTCAGCGATGGCCTGGGCCGCACGCGGCCGAGCATGGTCATGGGCCTGGTCGGCCTGGCGCTGAATATCCCGCTGAACTACATCTTCATCTACGGCCACTTTGGCGTGCCGGCCATGGGCGGCGTGGGCTGCGGTTGGGCCACGGCCATTGCGATGTGGGTGATGATGCTCGGCCTGGCGGTCTGGACGCGCTGGGGCCCGGCCTATCAGAGCAGTGAATTGTTCAAGCGTTTTGACTGGCCACAATGGGCGGTGATCAAGCGCATATTGGGGATTGGCCTGCCGATTGGTGTCGCGATCTTTGCCGAATCGAGCATTTTTGCCGTGATCGCCCTGCTACTCGGCAGCCTGGGCGCCACGGTGGTGTCCGGGCATCAGATCGCGCTGAACGTCAGCTCGCTGGTGTTCATGATTCCCTACTCCCTGAGCATGGCCGTCACCGTGCGCGTCGGTCAGGCCCTGGGGCGTGGCGAGGCGCGGGAAGCGCGCTTCGCCGCCGGGGTCGGCATGGGCACCGCGCTGGCCTATGCCTGCCTGTCGTGCAGCCTGATGCTGTTGTTCCGCGAGCAGATCGCGTCGATCTACACCCCGGACCCGGTAGTGATCCACCTGGCCTCGACGCTGATCGTATTTTCGGCGCTGTTCCAGTTCTCGGATTCGATCCAGGTCACAGCCGCTGGCGCATTGCGTGGCTATCAGGACACCCGCGTGACCATGGTGCTGACGCTGTTCGCTTATTGGGGGGTGGGGCTGCCGGTAGGTTACGCCCTGGGGCTGACCGACTGGCTCGGCGAACCCAGTGGCCCGAGCGGCTTGTGGCAAGGCCTGATCGTCGGCCTGAGCTGCGCGGCAGGAATGTTGCTGGTACGCCTGGCGCGCAGTGCACGCCGGCGTATCCGGGCGGACAAGGCGCGCGCTTAG
- the rlmM gene encoding 23S rRNA (cytidine(2498)-2'-O)-methyltransferase RlmM has protein sequence MNTLFMHCRPGFEGEVCSEIAEHAARLNVSGYAKAKTGSACAEFVCTEEDGAQRLMHGQRFAELIFPRQWARGVFIDLPETDRISVILAHLREFPVCGSLWLEMVDTNDGKELSNFCKKFEVHLRKALLGAGKLVDDPSKPRLLLTFKSGREVFMGLAESNNSAMWPMGIPRLKFPRDAPSRSTLKLEEAWHHFIPRDQWDERLHGDMTGVDLGAAPGGWTWQLVNRGMLVTAIDNGPMAESLMDTGLVQHLMADGFTFVPKQPVDWMVCDIVEKPARNAALLETWIGEGHCREAVVNLKLPMKQRYAEVKRLLERIEEGFKARGIRVEIGCKQLYHDREEVTCHLRRLVDAKKTKAR, from the coding sequence ATGAACACCCTTTTTATGCACTGCCGCCCGGGTTTTGAAGGCGAAGTCTGTTCCGAGATCGCGGAACACGCCGCGCGCCTGAACGTGTCCGGCTACGCCAAGGCCAAGACCGGCAGCGCCTGCGCCGAATTTGTCTGCACCGAAGAAGACGGCGCCCAGCGCCTGATGCACGGCCAGCGCTTTGCCGAGCTGATCTTCCCGAGGCAGTGGGCGCGCGGGGTGTTTATCGACCTGCCGGAAACCGACCGCATCAGCGTTATTCTCGCTCACCTGCGCGAATTCCCGGTGTGCGGCAGCCTGTGGCTGGAGATGGTCGACACCAATGATGGCAAGGAACTGTCGAACTTCTGCAAGAAATTCGAAGTGCACCTGCGCAAAGCCCTGCTGGGCGCCGGCAAACTGGTGGACGACCCGAGCAAGCCGCGTCTGCTGCTGACTTTCAAGAGCGGCCGCGAAGTGTTCATGGGCCTGGCCGAGTCGAACAACTCGGCGATGTGGCCAATGGGCATCCCGCGTTTGAAGTTCCCGCGAGACGCACCAAGCCGCTCAACCCTGAAGCTGGAAGAGGCCTGGCACCACTTTATCCCCCGCGACCAGTGGGACGAGCGCCTGCACGGCGACATGACCGGCGTCGACCTCGGTGCCGCGCCAGGCGGCTGGACCTGGCAATTGGTCAATCGGGGCATGCTGGTAACCGCCATCGACAACGGCCCGATGGCCGAAAGCCTGATGGACACTGGCCTGGTCCAACACCTGATGGCTGACGGCTTCACCTTCGTGCCCAAGCAACCGGTGGACTGGATGGTGTGCGACATCGTCGAAAAACCGGCGCGCAACGCCGCACTGCTGGAAACCTGGATTGGCGAGGGGCATTGTCGCGAGGCCGTGGTGAACCTGAAGTTGCCGATGAAGCAGCGCTATGCCGAAGTCAAACGCCTGCTGGAGCGCATTGAAGAGGGCTTCAAGGCCCGTGGCATTCGCGTGGAGATCGGCTGCAAGCAGCTGTACCACGACCGTGAGGAAGTGACCTGTCACTTGCGCCGTCTGGTGGATGCGAAGAAAACCAAGGCCCGTTAA
- a CDS encoding aspartyl/asparaginyl beta-hydroxylase domain-containing protein, with the protein MTFSLAAKLSVLLLFIGSTLYVHLRGKARLPMLRQFVNHSALFAPYNALMYLFSAVPSKPYLDRSKFPELDVLKDNWEVIREEAMHLFDEGYIRAAEKNNDAGFGSFFKKGWKRFYLKWYDKPLPSAEALCPKTVALVSSIPNVKGAMFALLPGGSHLNPHRDPFAGSLRYHLGLSTPNSDACRIFVDGQEYAWRDGDDVMFDETYVHWVKNETEQTRVILFCDIERPLSNRVMTCLNRWVSKQLGRATAPQNLDDERVGGINQAYAWSKTFSDKFSGQVKQWKRKHPKAYRIARPVLAVVVLVLLWKWLFG; encoded by the coding sequence ATGACCTTTTCGTTGGCCGCCAAACTGTCGGTGTTGCTGTTGTTTATCGGCAGCACGCTGTATGTCCACCTGCGCGGCAAGGCCCGTTTACCGATGTTGCGCCAGTTCGTTAACCATTCGGCGTTGTTCGCCCCGTATAACGCCTTGATGTACCTGTTCTCGGCCGTGCCGTCCAAGCCTTACCTGGACCGCAGCAAGTTCCCGGAACTGGACGTGCTCAAGGACAACTGGGAAGTGATCCGCGAAGAGGCCATGCACCTGTTCGACGAGGGTTACATCCGCGCTGCTGAAAAGAACAACGACGCCGGTTTCGGTTCGTTCTTCAAGAAGGGCTGGAAGCGTTTCTACCTCAAGTGGTACGACAAACCGTTGCCATCGGCAGAGGCGCTGTGCCCGAAAACCGTGGCGCTGGTGAGCAGCATTCCCAACGTCAAGGGCGCGATGTTCGCGCTGTTGCCGGGCGGCAGTCACCTCAACCCGCACCGCGACCCGTTTGCTGGTTCGCTGCGTTATCACCTGGGGCTGTCCACGCCCAATTCCGACGCCTGCCGCATTTTCGTCGACGGCCAGGAATACGCCTGGCGCGACGGTGACGATGTGATGTTCGACGAAACCTACGTGCACTGGGTCAAGAACGAAACCGAACAGACCCGCGTGATCCTGTTTTGCGACATCGAGCGCCCCCTGAGCAACCGCGTGATGACCTGCCTCAACCGTTGGGTCAGCAAGCAACTGGGCCGCGCGACTGCACCGCAGAACCTGGATGACGAGCGTGTTGGCGGCATCAACCAGGCGTACGCGTGGAGCAAGACGTTCAGCGACAAGTTCAGTGGGCAGGTCAAGCAGTGGAAGCGCAAGCATCCGAAGGCCTACCGCATTGCGCGGCCGGTGTTGGCGGTGGTGGTGCTGGTGCTGCTGTGGAAATGGCTGTTCGGCTGA
- the pdxB gene encoding 4-phosphoerythronate dehydrogenase PdxB translates to MLIVADENIPLLDAFFQGFGEIRRVPGRSLDRATVEQADVLLVRSVTNVNRALLEGSKVRFVGTCTIGTDHLDLDYFKQAGIQWSSAPGCNARGVVDYVLGSLQTLAEIEGADLNQRTYGIVGAGEVGGRLVKVLKGLGWNVLVCDPPRQIAEDGDYVSLAQIIEQCDVISLHTPLTKSGNGSTWHLFDRQRLEQLKPGTWLINASRGPVVDNAALREVLLAREDLQAVLDVWEGEPEVDVDLADLCVLATPHIAGYSLEGRQRGTAQIYQAFCAHLGQEPSIHLSELLPPLWLAEVHLNASTDPAWALATLCRSVYDPRRDDADLRRSLVGTVEEQRKAFDLLRKHYPERREIDGLNVRINGESAALSKIVSALGAAAV, encoded by the coding sequence ATGCTGATTGTTGCCGACGAAAATATCCCGCTGCTCGATGCCTTCTTCCAAGGGTTTGGTGAGATTCGCCGAGTGCCTGGCCGTTCCCTGGACCGCGCCACGGTCGAGCAGGCCGACGTGCTATTGGTGCGCTCGGTGACCAACGTCAACCGCGCGCTGCTGGAAGGCTCAAAGGTGCGTTTTGTCGGCACCTGCACCATCGGCACCGACCATTTGGACCTCGACTACTTCAAGCAGGCCGGCATCCAGTGGTCCAGCGCCCCTGGCTGCAATGCGCGTGGCGTGGTGGATTACGTGCTGGGCAGCCTGCAGACCCTGGCCGAGATCGAAGGCGCCGACCTCAATCAGCGTACCTACGGCATCGTCGGCGCCGGTGAGGTGGGCGGGCGCTTGGTCAAGGTGCTCAAGGGCCTGGGCTGGAACGTGCTGGTGTGCGACCCGCCCCGGCAGATCGCCGAAGACGGCGACTATGTGAGCCTGGCGCAGATCATCGAGCAGTGCGACGTGATCAGCCTGCACACGCCACTGACCAAGTCCGGTAATGGCTCCACTTGGCATTTGTTCGACCGCCAACGCCTGGAGCAGCTCAAGCCCGGCACTTGGCTGATCAACGCCAGCCGTGGCCCGGTGGTGGACAACGCCGCCCTGCGCGAAGTGTTGCTGGCGCGCGAAGACCTGCAAGCGGTGCTGGATGTGTGGGAAGGCGAGCCTGAGGTGGATGTGGACCTGGCTGACCTGTGCGTGCTGGCCACACCGCATATCGCCGGTTACAGCCTTGAGGGCCGGCAGCGCGGCACGGCGCAGATCTACCAGGCGTTCTGTGCACACCTGGGCCAGGAACCGAGTATCCACTTGAGCGAGCTCTTGCCGCCACTGTGGTTGGCTGAAGTGCACTTGAATGCCTCGACCGACCCAGCCTGGGCGCTGGCGACCTTGTGCCGCAGCGTGTACGACCCGCGCCGCGATGACGCGGATTTGCGTCGCAGCCTGGTGGGCACTGTGGAAGAACAGCGCAAGGCGTTCGACCTGCTGCGCAAGCACTACCCGGAGCGTCGTGAGATTGATGGCTTGAATGTGCGCATCAACGGGGAATCGGCGGCGTTGTCGAAGATCGTGTCCGCACTGGGCGCGGCGGCAGTTTAA
- a CDS encoding PA1571 family protein produces the protein MTLQNSSDAKIEVIRQPQQLPCSVIDAQGHEVQITEEMIQQACRELEEKLVKPAQQG, from the coding sequence ATGACCTTGCAAAACAGCAGCGATGCCAAGATTGAAGTGATCCGCCAACCCCAGCAGTTGCCTTGCTCCGTCATCGACGCCCAAGGCCACGAGGTGCAGATTACCGAAGAGATGATCCAGCAAGCGTGCCGCGAACTGGAAGAAAAATTGGTCAAGCCTGCCCAGCAAGGCTGA
- the acnA gene encoding aconitate hydratase AcnA, with amino-acid sequence MSSLDSLRTLKTLEIDSKTYHYFSLPEAAKSLGDLDTLPMSLKVLLENLLRWEDNKTVTGADLKAIAAWLKERQSDREIQYRPARVLMQDFTGVPAVVDLAAMRAAVAKAGGDPQRINPLSPVDLVIDHSVMVDKFGNADAFEQNVDIEMQRNGERYAFLRWGQSAFDNFSVVPPGTGICHQVNLEYLGRTVWTKDEDGRTYAFPDTLVGTDSHTTMINGLGVLGWGVGGIEAEAAMLGQPVSMLIPEVIGFKLTGKLKEGITATDLVLTVTQMLRKKGVVGKFVEFYGDGLADLPLADRATIANMAPEYGATCGFFPVDDVTLDYLRLSGRPTQTVKLVEAYTKAQGLWRIAGQEPVFTDSLALDMGSVEASLAGPKRPQDRVALPNVGQAFSDFLDLQFKPTNKEEGRLESEGGGGVAVGNADLVGEADYEYEGSTYRLKNGAVVIAAITSCTNTSNPSVMMAAGLVAKKAVEKGLTRKPWVKSSLAPGSKVVTDYYNAAGLTQYLDALGFDLVGYGCTTCIGNSGPLPEPIEKAIQQADLTVASVLSGNRNFEGRVHPLVKTNWLASPPLVVAYALAGTVRIDISSEPLGNDQDGKPVYLKDIWPSSKEIADAVAQVSTGMFHKEYAEVFAGDEQWQAIEVPQAATYVWQKDSTYIQHPPFFDDIAGPLPVIKDVKGANVLALLGDSVTTDHISPAGNIKADSPAGRYLREQGVEPRDFNSYGSRRGNHEVMMRGTFANIRIRNEMLGGEEGGNTLYIPTGEKMAIYDAAMKYQASGTPLVVIAGQEYGTGSSRDWAAKGTNLLGVKAVIAESFERIHRSNLVGMGVLPLQFKLDQNRKALKLTGKEKLDILGLTEVEIVPRMNLTLVITREDGSTEKVEVLCRIDTLNEVEYFKAGGILHYVLRQLIAS; translated from the coding sequence ATGTCATCGCTTGATAGCCTGAGAACCCTTAAAACCCTGGAAATAGACAGCAAAACCTACCACTACTTCAGCCTGCCCGAAGCCGCCAAGAGCCTGGGCGACCTGGACACGTTACCAATGTCGCTCAAAGTGCTGCTGGAAAACCTGCTGCGCTGGGAAGACAACAAGACCGTCACCGGCGCCGACCTCAAGGCCATTGCCGCCTGGCTCAAAGAGCGCCAGTCCGATCGCGAGATCCAATACCGCCCCGCCCGCGTGCTGATGCAGGACTTCACCGGCGTTCCCGCCGTGGTCGACCTGGCCGCCATGCGCGCCGCCGTGGCCAAGGCCGGTGGCGACCCGCAGCGCATCAACCCGCTGTCCCCCGTGGACCTGGTGATCGACCACTCGGTGATGGTCGATAAATTCGGCAATGCCGACGCCTTCGAACAGAACGTCGATATCGAGATGCAGCGCAACGGCGAACGCTACGCCTTCCTGCGTTGGGGCCAGAGCGCCTTCGACAACTTCAGCGTGGTCCCGCCGGGCACCGGCATCTGCCATCAGGTCAACCTGGAATACCTGGGCCGCACGGTGTGGACCAAGGACGAGGACGGCCGCACCTACGCCTTCCCAGACACCTTGGTCGGCACCGACTCCCACACCACCATGATCAACGGCCTTGGCGTACTCGGCTGGGGCGTGGGCGGCATCGAAGCGGAAGCGGCGATGCTTGGCCAACCGGTGTCGATGCTGATCCCAGAAGTAATCGGCTTCAAACTCACCGGCAAGCTCAAGGAAGGCATCACCGCCACAGACCTGGTGCTGACCGTCACTCAGATGCTGCGCAAGAAAGGCGTGGTGGGTAAGTTCGTCGAGTTCTACGGCGACGGCCTGGCCGACCTGCCCCTGGCCGACCGCGCCACCATCGCCAACATGGCCCCGGAATACGGCGCCACTTGCGGATTTTTCCCGGTAGATGACGTGACCCTGGATTACCTGCGCCTGTCCGGTCGCCCGACGCAAACCGTCAAACTGGTCGAGGCCTACACCAAGGCCCAAGGTTTGTGGCGTATTGCCGGCCAGGAGCCGGTGTTCACCGACAGCCTGGCCTTGGACATGGGCAGCGTCGAAGCCAGCCTCGCCGGGCCGAAACGCCCGCAGGACCGCGTGGCCCTGCCGAATGTCGGCCAGGCCTTCAGCGACTTCCTCGACCTGCAATTCAAACCCACCAACAAGGAAGAAGGCCGCCTGGAAAGCGAAGGCGGCGGCGGTGTCGCCGTGGGCAACGCCGACCTGGTGGGTGAAGCCGATTACGAATACGAAGGCAGCACCTATCGCCTGAAAAACGGCGCAGTGGTCATCGCCGCGATCACTTCGTGCACCAACACCTCCAACCCGAGCGTGATGATGGCGGCCGGGCTGGTGGCAAAAAAAGCCGTGGAAAAGGGCCTGACGCGCAAGCCGTGGGTCAAAAGCTCCCTGGCACCCGGCTCCAAGGTGGTCACCGACTACTACAACGCCGCCGGCCTGACGCAATACCTGGACGCGCTCGGCTTTGATCTGGTGGGCTATGGCTGCACCACCTGCATCGGTAACTCCGGGCCGTTGCCCGAGCCGATTGAAAAGGCCATCCAGCAAGCCGACCTCACCGTGGCCTCGGTGCTGTCCGGCAACCGCAACTTCGAAGGCCGCGTGCACCCGCTGGTGAAAACCAATTGGCTGGCCTCGCCGCCGCTGGTCGTGGCTTATGCGCTGGCTGGCACCGTTCGCATCGACATCAGCAGCGAACCGCTGGGTAACGACCAGGATGGCAAGCCGGTGTACCTGAAGGACATCTGGCCGAGCAGCAAGGAAATTGCCGACGCCGTCGCCCAGGTCAGCACCGGCATGTTCCACAAGGAATACGCCGAGGTGTTTGCCGGCGACGAGCAGTGGCAAGCGATTGAAGTGCCCCAGGCCGCGACGTATGTATGGCAGAAAGATTCCACCTACATCCAGCACCCGCCATTTTTTGACGACATTGCCGGCCCGCTGCCGGTGATCAAGGACGTCAAGGGCGCCAACGTGCTGGCCCTGCTGGGGGATTCGGTAACCACCGACCACATCTCCCCTGCCGGTAATATCAAGGCCGACAGCCCTGCCGGCCGCTACCTGCGCGAGCAAGGCGTGGAGCCGCGTGACTTCAACTCCTACGGCTCACGCCGGGGCAACCATGAAGTGATGATGCGCGGCACCTTCGCCAATATCCGCATCCGCAATGAAATGCTCGGCGGCGAGGAAGGCGGCAACACGCTGTATATCCCCACTGGCGAGAAGATGGCGATCTACGACGCCGCGATGAAATACCAAGCGTCGGGCACGCCGCTGGTGGTGATCGCCGGGCAAGAATACGGCACCGGCTCGAGCCGCGACTGGGCGGCCAAGGGCACCAACCTGCTGGGGGTCAAGGCGGTGATCGCCGAGAGCTTCGAGCGTATTCACCGCTCCAACCTGGTGGGCATGGGGGTATTGCCATTGCAGTTCAAGCTGGACCAGAACCGCAAGGCGCTCAAGCTTACCGGCAAGGAGAAGCTCGATATTCTCGGGCTGACCGAGGTGGAGATTGTGCCGCGCATGAACCTGACGCTGGTGATTACGCGGGAGGATGGCAGCACGGAGAAGGTCGAGGTGTTGTGCCGGATTGATACGTTGAATGAGGTCGAATACTTCAAGGCGGGGGGCATTCTGCACTATGTGCTAAGGCAGTTGATCGCCAGCTAA
- the tusA gene encoding sulfurtransferase TusA translates to MSDINESTVDGVLDATGLNCPEPVMMLHQHIRDLPAGGLLKVIATDPSTRRDIPKFCVFLDHELVDQQEQAGTYLYWIRKKAD, encoded by the coding sequence ATGAGCGATATCAACGAAAGCACCGTCGACGGCGTGCTTGACGCGACGGGTCTCAACTGCCCGGAACCGGTGATGATGCTGCACCAGCACATCCGCGACCTGCCCGCTGGCGGCTTGCTCAAGGTGATCGCGACCGACCCGTCGACCCGTCGCGACATTCCCAAGTTCTGCGTGTTCCTTGACCACGAACTGGTGGATCAGCAAGAGCAGGCCGGCACCTACCTGTACTGGATCCGCAAGAAGGCCGACTAA
- the cysK gene encoding cysteine synthase A, whose product MSRIFADNAHSIGNTPLVQINRIAPRGVTILAKIEGRNPGYSVKCRIGANMIWDAESTGKLKPGMTIVEPTSGNTGIGLAFVAAARGYKLLLTMPASMSIERRKVLKALGAELVLTEPAKGMKGAIEKAGEIVASDPATYFMPGQFENPANPAIHEKTTGPEIWNDTDGAVDVLVAGVGTGGTITGVSRYIKNIAGKPILSVAVEPMVSPVITQALAGEEIKPSPHKIQGIGAGFVPKNLDLSMVDRVELVSDDESKAMALRLMQEEGILCGISCGAAMAVAVRLAQKPEMQGKTIVVILPDSGERYLSSMLFSDLFTEQETQA is encoded by the coding sequence ATGAGCCGTATCTTTGCAGACAACGCGCACTCCATCGGTAACACGCCCCTGGTGCAGATCAACCGGATCGCCCCGCGTGGCGTGACTATCCTGGCCAAGATCGAAGGGCGTAACCCGGGTTACTCGGTGAAGTGCCGCATTGGCGCGAACATGATCTGGGACGCGGAAAGCACCGGCAAACTCAAGCCGGGCATGACCATCGTCGAACCGACTTCGGGCAACACCGGCATCGGCCTGGCGTTCGTCGCCGCCGCCCGTGGCTACAAGCTGCTGCTAACCATGCCGGCGTCCATGAGCATCGAGCGCCGCAAGGTACTCAAGGCTCTGGGTGCCGAGCTGGTGCTGACCGAGCCGGCCAAGGGCATGAAAGGCGCTATCGAAAAGGCCGGCGAAATCGTCGCCAGCGACCCGGCCACCTACTTTATGCCCGGCCAGTTCGAAAACCCGGCGAATCCCGCAATCCATGAGAAAACCACCGGTCCGGAAATCTGGAACGACACCGACGGCGCCGTAGACGTGCTGGTCGCGGGCGTGGGCACCGGTGGCACCATCACCGGTGTATCACGCTATATCAAGAACATCGCGGGCAAGCCGATCCTGTCGGTGGCCGTGGAGCCGATGGTGTCGCCGGTGATCACCCAGGCCCTGGCCGGTGAAGAAATCAAGCCAAGCCCACACAAGATCCAGGGCATCGGCGCCGGCTTTGTGCCGAAAAACCTCGACCTGTCGATGGTTGACCGCGTTGAACTGGTGAGCGACGACGAATCCAAGGCCATGGCCCTGCGCTTGATGCAGGAAGAGGGAATTCTGTGCGGTATCTCCTGTGGCGCCGCGATGGCCGTGGCCGTGCGCCTGGCCCAGAAGCCGGAAATGCAGGGCAAGACCATTGTGGTGATCCTACCGGACTCGGGTGAGCGCTACCTGTCGAGCATGCTGTTCAGCGATTTGTTTACCGAGCAGGAAACCCAGGCCTGA
- a CDS encoding DUF748 domain-containing protein, which translates to MKRRYSWPLWTVAGLLVVLVAVSIALPYLVRNYLNDKLADMGDYRGQVTDVDLALWRGAYRINGLEIIKVDGKVPVPFVKAPLIDLAVSWHSLWYDHAVVAKVRFIKPEVNFVDGGANKQASQTGKGTDWREQLSKLAPITLDEVRIEDGKIAFHNFSSKPVVKIDATDVNASFYNLTNVVDVKGKRDARFDGKALLQGQAPLEASATFDPLSNFENFEFRFRAKDLQLKRMNDFASAYGKFDFKAGTGDVVIEAQAEKGQLTGYIKPLLRDVEVFDWQQDVENKDKNIFRSIWEAVVGASETVLKNQQKNQFATRVELSGSVHQQDVGAFSAFLAILRNGFIQAFNARYEQPKPSAD; encoded by the coding sequence ATGAAACGTCGCTACAGCTGGCCACTATGGACCGTCGCCGGATTGCTGGTGGTCTTGGTTGCCGTGAGCATCGCCCTGCCCTATCTCGTGCGTAACTACCTGAATGACAAGCTGGCTGACATGGGCGACTACCGCGGCCAGGTGACCGATGTGGACCTGGCCCTGTGGCGCGGTGCGTACCGGATCAATGGCCTTGAGATCATCAAGGTCGATGGCAAGGTGCCCGTACCGTTCGTCAAGGCGCCGTTGATCGACCTGGCGGTGAGCTGGCACTCACTGTGGTACGACCATGCGGTGGTCGCCAAGGTACGGTTCATCAAGCCTGAAGTGAACTTCGTCGACGGCGGTGCCAACAAGCAGGCGTCCCAGACCGGTAAAGGCACCGACTGGCGCGAGCAGTTGAGCAAGCTGGCGCCCATCACCCTTGATGAAGTGCGCATCGAAGACGGCAAGATTGCCTTCCATAACTTCAGTTCCAAACCCGTGGTGAAGATCGACGCCACCGACGTCAACGCCAGCTTCTACAACCTGACCAACGTGGTCGACGTCAAAGGCAAGCGCGACGCCCGCTTCGACGGCAAGGCCCTGCTGCAAGGCCAGGCCCCGCTGGAAGCCAGCGCCACCTTCGACCCGCTGAGCAATTTCGAAAACTTCGAATTCCGTTTCCGCGCCAAGGATTTGCAGCTCAAACGCATGAATGACTTTGCCTCGGCCTACGGCAAGTTCGACTTCAAGGCGGGCACCGGTGATGTGGTGATCGAGGCCCAGGCCGAAAAAGGGCAGTTGACCGGTTACATCAAACCCCTGTTGCGCGATGTAGAAGTCTTCGACTGGCAGCAGGACGTGGAAAACAAAGACAAGAACATCTTCCGCTCGATCTGGGAGGCTGTGGTGGGTGCCAGCGAGACCGTATTGAAGAACCAGCAGAAAAACCAGTTCGCCACCCGTGTCGAACTCAGTGGCAGCGTGCATCAGCAAGATGTCGGCGCGTTTTCCGCGTTTTTGGCGATTTTGCGTAATGGGTTTATCCAGGCGTTCAACGCGCGCTATGAACAGCCCAAGCCCAGCGCAGATTAA